A single genomic interval of Gossypium raimondii isolate GPD5lz chromosome 11, ASM2569854v1, whole genome shotgun sequence harbors:
- the LOC128034800 gene encoding serine/threonine-protein phosphatase 7 long form homolog, with amino-acid sequence MKMFVDRILEFYIRNIHGPPSPLVENYLREASFWHVATVGRGYKLDPKLISTLIERWRPETHTFHLPCGERTITLKDVNLQLGLPVDGYPITRSVQSGDWGAVGYVLLGAISEKINGGRIEMGWLRDTFPESDDDSTEVERIRYDWAYILHIIRGYLMPDLSRNLVHLRWLLKLVDFRAAGELCWGSAVLATLYREMCGATRPSKAKIRGCLSLLQPWARFCFPFVRPRVDHPYTFPLITRWNHPTSYARLPTSLEDIQLLLDQQSEAHFQWTPYEDPAIRAVIPDEFFQNRNAWHAKVALISYATVEMHQSDRMLPQFECRQPIPVAPEVLDDHHKIDLRQLHTDWPRFWSYYIQMWEDRYDYMHILEPNIVPELACVPEYMPWFRIHGKSYLLLVEERQRQLRVQRERRGPLNPRRRDDDTSISTRPKHSPGPSSAVVQSPGPARAPT; translated from the exons atgaaaatg tttgtagatcggatattggaatTCTATATCCGGAATAtacatggtcctccatcaccgttggtagagaattacctgcgggaagcgagtttttggcacgtggcgacggtaggccggggatacaagttggacccgaaacttatcagtacgttgatcgagaggtggagacccgagacgcacacattccatcttccatgtggagagcgCACTATCACTTTGAAAGATGTaaatctgcaattgggattgccggtggacgggtacccaATCACTAGGTCTGTTCAATCTGGCGATTGGGGAGCGGTGGGCTACgtgcttttgggcgctatttcggagaaaattaacggaggtcgaatcgagatgggctggctacgagacacattcccggagtcggatgatgattcaactgaagtagaaagaattcgatatgattgggcatacattcttcatataattagaggttatctgatgccggacttgtcacggaacctcgtacatctaagatggctgctgaaactcgttgattttagagcagctggtgaattgtgttgggggtctgccgtcttggcaacattatatcgggagatgtgcggggcgacgcgaccaaGTAAAGCGAAAATCAGAGGTTGCTTGTCGCTACTGCAGCCATGGGCACGATTTTGCTTTCCATTtgtacgtcctcgagtggaccacccatatacattcccactcataacgag gtggaaccatccgacaagttatgctcgattacctacctctcttgaagatatacagcttctattagaccaacagtcggaagcacat tttcaatggacaccatacgaggatccggcaattcgggcagtaattccggatgagtTCTTCCAAAATCGAAACGCTTGGCACGCAAAAGTCGCGTTGATCAGCTATgcgaccgtggagatgcaccagtcagacagaATGTTACCGCAATTTgaatgtagacaaccgattcccgtggcaCCTGAGGTGCTTGATGATCACCATAAAATTGACCTACGGCAATTGcatacggattggccgagattctggtcctactacatccaaatgtgggaagatcggtatgattatATGCATATTCTGGAACCGAAtatcgttccggagttagcgtgcgtgccggaatacatgccatggtttaggatccatggcaagtcgTATTTACTGTTGgtagaggagaggcagcggcaattaCGTGTCCAAAGAGAACGACGTgggcctttaaatccaagacgaaGGGACGACGACACAAGCATATCAACGAGGCCCAAACATTCACCCGGCCCATCATCAGCGGTCGttcaatcaccaggcccagcGAGAGCACCGACATAG
- the LOC105803998 gene encoding subtilisin-like protease SBT1.7, which translates to MEMVKCFMIVLILGLCHVSMAAPLEEKKSHRKTYIVHMAKSEMPPSFQHHTHWYDSSLKSVSGSAAMLYTYDNVIHGFSTQLTDKEAEQLESQPGILAVLPEVRYELHTTRTPEFLGLSQAAALFPESESASEVVIGVLDTGVWPESKSFADTGLGPIPSSWKGACESGTNFTSANCNKKLIGAKYFAKGYEAALGAIDETKESRSPRDDDGHGTHTASTAAGSVVEGASLFGYAQGTARGMATRARVAVYKVCWIGGCFSSDILAAMEKAIDDNVNVLSMSLGGGMSDYYRDSVAIGSFAAMEKGILVSCSAGNAGPAPYSLSNVAPWITTVGAGTLDRDFPAFVSLGNGKNFSGVSLYRGSPLPGKMLPFVYAGNASNATNGNLCMMDTLIPEKVAGKIVLCDRGMNARVQKGAVVKAAGGIGMVLSNTAANGEELVADAHLLPATAVGQKSGDAIRDYLFSNPNPTVTILFEGTKVGIEPSPVVAAFSSRGPNSITSEILKPDMIAPGVNILAGWSGAVGPTGLATDTRRVDFNIISGTSMSCPHVSGLAGLLKAAHPDWSPAAIRSALMTTAYTEYKNKQKMQDIATGKPSTPFDHGAGHVDPVSALNPGLVYDLTAEDYLGFLCALNYTEFQIRSLARRNFSCDASKRYRVTDLNYPSFAVNFDSVMGGSNVVKHTRTLTNVGSPGTYKVSVSPETPGVKISVEPQTLSFSQANEKKSYTVTFSGSSQPTGTNVFARLEWSDGKYTVGSPIAISWT; encoded by the coding sequence ATGGAGATGGTTAAGTGTTTTATGATTGTCCTGATTCTGGGTCTTTGCCACGTGTCCATGGCTGCACCATTGGAGGAGAAGAAGAGTCACAGAAAGACTTACATCGTGCACATGGCTAAATCCGAGATGCCTCCGAGTTTCCAGCACCATACTCACTGGTATGACTCCTCTTTGAAATCAGTTTCCGGCTCGGCTGCAATGCTCTATACCTACGACAACGTTATCCATGGATTCTCTACTCAGTTAACTGACAAAGAAGCGGAGCAACTCGAGAGCCAACCAGGGATCCTCGCGGTTTTACCCGAGGTAAGATACGAGTTACACACGACTCGTACACCTGAGTTCCTTGGACTCAGTCAAGCTGCTGCTTTGTTCCCTGAGTCTGAGTCGGCGAGTGAAGTTGTTATTGGTGTGTTGGATACTGGTGTTTGGCCTGAGAGCAAGAGCTTTGCTGATACGGGGCTTGGACCAATACCAAGCAGCTGGAAAGGCGCGTGCGAATCAGGCACCAATTTTACCTCCGCAAATTGCAATAAAAAGTTGATAGGTGCGAAGTACTTTGCTAAGGGGTATGAGGCTGCCTTGGGTGCAATTGATGAGACCAAGGAATCAAGATCACCTCGAGATGATGATGGGCATGGTACTCACACGGCCTCCACCGCTGCAGGGTCGGTGGTGGAAGGAGCTAGCTTGTTTGGCTACGCGCAAGGAACGGCGCGTGGTATGGCCACGCGCGCTAGGGTTGCTGTTTACAAGGTTTGTTGGATCGGTGGATGTTTCAGTTCAGACATCTTGGCTGCCATGGAGAAGGCCATTGATGATAACGTTAATGTACTATCCATGTCCCTCGGCGGTGGCATGTCTGATTATTACAGGGATAGTGTTGCAATCGGATCTTTTGCTGCCATGGAGAAGGGGATTTTAGTTTCTTGTTCGGCCGGAAATGCTGGTCCAGCTCCTTACAGTTTATCAAACGTGGCTCCGTGGATTACAACTGTCGGTGCAGGCACACTGGATCGTGATTTCCCTGCTTTCGTTAGCCTTGGAAACGGCAAAAATTTCTCCGGCGTGTCGCTTTACCGAGGCAGCCCCTTGCCTGGAAAgatgttaccatttgtttaTGCTGGCAATGCTAGCAATGCTACCAACGGAAATTTGTGTATGATGGATACTTTGATACCGGAAAAAGTTGCCGGCAAGATTGTTCTTTGTGATCGTGGGATGAACGCCAGGGTTCAAAAAGGAGCTGTCGTTAAAGCAGCCGGTGGTATAGGCATGGTTTTGTCTAACACTGCCGCAAATGGTGAAGAGCTGGTAGCGGATGCCCATTTGCTCCCGGCAACCGCCGTGGGTCAAAAATCTGGTGATGCTATAAGAGACTACTTGTTTTCAAATCCTAACCCAACTGTCACCATTCTTTTTGAAGGAACCAAAGTTGGCATAGAACCATCACCGGTGGTGGCTGCTTTTAGCTCAAGAGGACCAAATTCTATAACCTCGGAGATATTGAAACCAGACATGATTGCTCCAGGGGTTAACATTTTAGCAGGGTGGTCCGGTGCAGTAGGTCCAACGGGGTTGGCTACGGATACCAGACGAGTGGATTTTAACATCATTTCAGGAACTTCAATGTCTTGCCCACATGTTAGTGGCCTTGCAGGGTTGCTGAAGGCGGCTCACCCAGATTGGAGTCCAGCAGCTATTAGATCAGCTCTTATGACTACAGCTTATACGGAATACAAAAACAAGCAGAAAATGCAAGATATTGCAACGGGGAAACCATCCACCCCGTTCGACCATGGTGCTGGACATGTGGATCCTGTTTCAGCGCTTAATCCAGGGCTTGTGTATGATTTGACAGCGGAAGATTATCTGGGTTTCCTTTGTGCCTTGAACTACACAGAGTTCCAAATCAGATCCCTGGCGAGAAGAAACTTCTCATGTGATGCTAGCAAGAGATACAGAGTCACTGATCTCAACTACCCTTCCTTTGCTGTCAATTTTGATTCGGTCATGGGTGGGTCGAATGTTGTTAAACACACTCGAACTCTCACCAATGTGGGCTCGCCAGGAACTTACAAGGTATCGGTATCACCTGAAACTCCAGGAGTTAAGATATCAGTTGAACCACAGACTTTGAGTTTTAGCCAAGCAAATGAGAAGAAATCATATACGGTGACGTTCAGTGGTAGTTCACAGCCAACCGGTACGAACGTGTTCGCTCGTTTGGAGTGGTCTGATGGGAAGTATACCGTGGGCAGTCCTATTGCAATTAGCTGGACATGA
- the LOC105803997 gene encoding uncharacterized protein LOC105803997 encodes MEKKQQQDVDKKADDNMDEKKASLEGLPIDDSPYVKYGDLEDYKRRGYGTEGHQQPNPGRGAASSTDAPTLSGAALSSERPFDATDTINRQGVP; translated from the coding sequence ATGGAGAAGAAGCAACAACAAGATGTGGATAAGAAGGCGGATGATAATATGGACGAGAAGAAGGCAAGCTTGGAAGGGCTGCCAATAGACGATAGCCCTTACGTGAAGTATGGGGACTTGGAAGATTACAAGCGTCGAGGATATGGAACTGAAGGCCACCAACAACCGAACCCGGGACGTGGTGCTGCAAGCTCCACCGACGCCCCCACTCTTTCTGGTGCCGCTCTCTCCTCTGAGCGACCTTTTGATGCTACGGATACCATTAATCGTCAAGGGGTACCCTGA